From Coturnix japonica isolate 7356 chromosome 3, Coturnix japonica 2.1, whole genome shotgun sequence, the proteins below share one genomic window:
- the LRATD1 gene encoding protein LRATD1 → MGNQLDRITHLNYSELPTGDPSGIEKDELRVGVAYFFSDEEEDLDERGQPDKYSVKGSGSPGQETPTHHLHHQLVLNETQFSAFRGQECIFSKVSSGPQAGDLSVYSVSALPALCKPGDLLELLYLGPSEQPPPHWAVYVGSGQIIHLHQGQIRQDSLYEAAAGNVGRVVNSWYRFRPLVAELVVQNACGHLGLKSDEICWTNSESFAAWCRFGKREFKAGGELQAAAGTQQQYYLKIHLAENKVHTVRFHSLEDLIREKRRIDASGKLRVIKDLAIVDGKE, encoded by the coding sequence ATGGGAAATCAACTGGATCGCATCACCCACCTGAATTACAGCGAGCTGCCGACCGGGGACCCCTCGGGGATCGAGAAAGACGAGCTGCGCGTCGGGGTGGCTTACTTCTTTTCGGATGAGGAGGAGGACCTGGACGAGCGAGGCCAGCCAGACAAGTACAGCGTGAAGGGCTCCGGCAGCCCTGGCCAGGAGACGCCCACCCACCACCTCCACCACCAGCTCGTGCTGAACGAGACTCAATTCTCCGCTTTCCGTGGCCAGGAATGCATCTTCTCCAAGGTCAGCAGCGGCCCCCAGGCTGGGGACCTGAGCGTCTACTCGGTGTCAGCGCTGCCTGCTCTCTGCAAGCCGGGGgacctgctggagctgctctaCCTGGGGCCGTCGGAGCAGCCGCCGCCGCACTGGGCAGTGTACGTGGGCAGCGGGCAGATCATCCACCTGCACCAGGGGCAAATCCGCCAGGACAGCTTATACGAGGCAGCCGCGGGCAACGTGGGCCGGGTGGTGAATAGCTGGTACCGCTTCCGCCCGCTGGTGGCTGAGCTGGTGGTGCAAAACGCCTGCGGGCACCTGGGCTTAAAAAGCGACGAGATCTGCTGGACTAACTCCGAGAGCTTCGCCGCCTGGTGCCGCTTCGGAAAACGGGAGTTCAAAGCCGGgggggagctgcaggctgctgccgGCACCCAGCAGCAGTACTATCTCAAGATCCACTTGGCGGAGAACAAGGTGCACACGGTGAGGTTCCACAGCCTGGAGGATCTAATACGTGAGAAGCGCAGAATCGATGCCAGTGGCAAACTGAGAGTGATCAAAGACCTGGCTATAGTGGATGGGAAAGAATAG